Proteins found in one Nitratireductor kimnyeongensis genomic segment:
- a CDS encoding ABC transporter permease has product MSFSARYGTLIGLLAIIALFAALSPEAFAKGSNLINITQQMSLLAIVALGATFVMSLSEFDLSVGAVVSMAGIVSVTLFGAGWGIVPVMLVTLIAGFAVGAVSGLAIATYRMPSFIVTLAMGTIVGGITYWISDGATLFGNIPVGFRDLGRGYLAGIPVLTLWALAATLLAAFILDHTELGRRILAIGGNREAARLTGVRIVPNSVWAFGLCTLFSALAGLLLTARLGSAHPTGGNGFLLQAYAAVFLGMTAFRDGQANALGTLLGAAIIAVVANGLTILGVPNYLQDIFTGLIIIGAVLVRNIGGRAA; this is encoded by the coding sequence TTGAGCTTTTCCGCCCGCTACGGAACCCTGATCGGCCTTCTGGCCATCATCGCCCTCTTTGCAGCGCTCTCGCCGGAGGCCTTCGCCAAGGGCTCGAACCTCATCAACATCACCCAGCAGATGTCGCTGCTCGCCATCGTCGCGCTGGGCGCCACCTTCGTCATGTCGCTGTCGGAGTTCGATCTTTCGGTTGGCGCGGTGGTTTCCATGGCGGGCATCGTTTCCGTCACGCTGTTCGGCGCCGGCTGGGGCATCGTGCCCGTCATGCTGGTCACGCTCATTGCAGGCTTTGCCGTTGGCGCGGTCAGCGGACTTGCGATTGCCACCTATCGCATGCCCAGTTTCATCGTCACGCTTGCCATGGGCACCATTGTCGGTGGCATCACCTATTGGATTAGCGATGGCGCAACGCTCTTCGGAAACATTCCGGTGGGCTTCCGTGATCTGGGGCGCGGCTATCTCGCCGGCATTCCCGTTCTCACGCTGTGGGCGCTCGCGGCGACGCTTTTAGCAGCCTTCATCCTCGACCACACGGAGCTTGGTCGCCGCATCCTCGCCATTGGCGGCAACCGGGAGGCGGCACGGCTCACCGGCGTGCGCATCGTGCCAAACAGTGTCTGGGCCTTCGGCCTCTGCACGCTTTTTTCCGCCCTTGCCGGCCTGCTTCTCACCGCGCGCCTCGGCAGCGCTCATCCGACCGGCGGCAACGGTTTCCTGCTTCAGGCCTATGCGGCAGTCTTTCTCGGCATGACTGCCTTCCGCGACGGGCAGGCCAATGCGCTCGGCACGCTTCTGGGGGCGGCGATCATCGCCGTGGTCGCCAATGGCCTCACCATTCTCGGTGTACCAAACTATCTGCAGGACATTTTCACCGGCTTGATCATCATCGGCGCGGTGCTGGTGCGAAACATCGGCGGCAGGGCAGCCTGA
- a CDS encoding sugar ABC transporter substrate-binding protein: MKRMLLATAALAAFAQISTANAEDIAVLTPYLSSVATNEMVETFKTDSEDKGWTVNVVDTRGDFQQLASRVEDVTNAGADAIVLVSVDPNQIADQVAAAAGKDIPVFVLDGALADGVTANITTDNFALGTILSDYLFEALGGEGNIVKFFHSAHPGVRQRELALDAALEKNDAVKVIAEHYVQVPGPIDNARQAMETFVRQYGEKIDGVWAAWDEPAIGALLALQSDMPDADIVIAGIDGNPQAVDLIKQCTNLAATVRQDFPGIASAAVGEIESVLAGGEPSSREIFVEAKVVDRETLGANCE; this comes from the coding sequence ATGAAACGCATGCTTCTTGCCACGGCCGCACTGGCCGCTTTCGCCCAGATCTCCACGGCTAATGCCGAGGACATCGCCGTGCTAACGCCCTATCTCAGCTCCGTTGCGACCAATGAGATGGTCGAGACCTTCAAGACCGATTCCGAGGACAAGGGCTGGACCGTGAATGTGGTCGACACACGCGGCGATTTCCAGCAGCTCGCAAGCCGTGTCGAGGATGTCACCAATGCCGGAGCGGACGCCATCGTGCTGGTGAGCGTCGATCCAAACCAGATCGCCGATCAGGTTGCCGCCGCAGCGGGCAAGGACATTCCCGTTTTCGTGCTCGACGGTGCGCTCGCCGATGGCGTGACCGCCAACATCACCACCGACAATTTTGCCCTTGGCACCATCCTCTCCGATTACCTGTTCGAGGCGCTGGGTGGCGAAGGCAACATCGTCAAATTCTTTCACTCCGCGCATCCCGGCGTTCGCCAGCGCGAATTGGCGCTGGATGCGGCGCTTGAGAAGAACGATGCCGTCAAGGTCATCGCCGAGCATTATGTCCAGGTGCCAGGCCCAATCGACAATGCGCGGCAGGCGATGGAAACCTTCGTCCGCCAGTATGGCGAAAAAATCGACGGCGTCTGGGCCGCGTGGGACGAGCCGGCCATTGGCGCGCTGCTCGCCCTTCAAAGCGACATGCCCGATGCCGACATTGTGATTGCAGGCATCGATGGCAATCCGCAGGCGGTGGACCTGATCAAGCAGTGCACCAATCTCGCCGCCACCGTGCGGCAGGATTTTCCGGGCATTGCAAGCGCCGCAGTCGGAGAAATCGAATCCGTTCTGGCGGGCGGCGAGCCATCGTCGCGCGAGATCTTCGTGGAGGCCAAGGTGGTCGACCGCGAAACGCTTGGCGCAAACTGCGAGTAA
- a CDS encoding xylulokinase, which produces MSRTVLAIDIGSSALKAVLFSEHGAMLAARSASLVIASGTDRSQTQDPADWWAALVSALADIPDRKDVEALVFTGSMQNLIVLSPEGEALAPAALYSDRRLNEAEIAELQARLPDDYAERVGNHPDPAHTIFKLMRLDRFAPDLLDEHRFFFGAKDAVTFRLTGRAVIDPTVASTTGLMNIAARCWDAELLATAGVAATRLPEILPADEILGPLRAEAAAELGLSEGIPVFNGAGDAAAATWGAAADAPGRAYAYLGTTGWVAATLTMQDAAAPRDIYTLADPVHRDRVIIISPFLTAGAAMDWLAETTGESVDALLEAAETADDARALPLFLPYLSGERAPFEDQRVRGAFLGLDRTHGKGAMARAVLEGVAFAIRHNLETAGLPPSPLTIIGGAARTPLQRQILADVLNLEVAFPDASQEMTARGALRMIAAKAGLSLAAMDASPARAPDTTHAARCDSRYQAYLAASRFAREQANSII; this is translated from the coding sequence TTGAGCCGGACCGTTCTGGCCATCGATATCGGGTCTTCGGCCCTGAAAGCCGTTCTGTTTTCCGAGCATGGCGCGATGCTGGCCGCCCGGTCGGCTTCCCTCGTCATTGCGTCCGGGACAGACCGGTCGCAGACGCAGGACCCCGCCGACTGGTGGGCGGCGCTTGTCTCCGCGCTCGCAGACATACCCGACAGGAAAGACGTTGAAGCGCTCGTCTTCACCGGTTCCATGCAGAACCTGATCGTTCTCTCGCCCGAAGGCGAAGCGCTGGCACCTGCCGCGCTCTATTCCGACCGTCGGCTGAACGAGGCCGAGATTGCCGAACTCCAAGCCCGCCTGCCGGATGATTACGCGGAGCGCGTCGGCAATCATCCGGACCCTGCCCACACTATTTTCAAACTCATGCGGCTCGACCGCTTCGCGCCCGATCTGCTTGATGAACACCGCTTCTTCTTCGGCGCGAAGGATGCCGTCACCTTCCGGCTGACCGGCCGCGCTGTCATCGATCCCACTGTCGCCTCCACCACCGGCCTGATGAACATCGCAGCACGGTGCTGGGATGCCGAACTGCTTGCCACTGCCGGTGTCGCAGCGACGCGCCTGCCTGAAATCCTCCCGGCCGACGAGATCCTTGGCCCGTTGCGGGCAGAAGCCGCTGCAGAGCTCGGCCTGAGCGAAGGCATTCCTGTGTTCAATGGCGCAGGCGATGCGGCAGCGGCCACATGGGGTGCAGCCGCTGACGCGCCGGGACGCGCCTATGCCTATCTCGGAACCACCGGCTGGGTTGCAGCCACGCTCACCATGCAGGATGCCGCGGCCCCGCGTGACATCTACACGCTTGCCGATCCGGTCCACCGCGACCGCGTCATCATCATCTCGCCCTTCCTGACGGCGGGGGCGGCCATGGACTGGCTGGCCGAAACCACCGGCGAGAGTGTTGATGCCCTGCTGGAAGCGGCGGAAACGGCGGACGATGCGCGCGCCCTGCCGCTCTTTCTGCCCTATCTCTCTGGCGAACGCGCGCCTTTCGAGGACCAGCGCGTGCGCGGCGCCTTTCTTGGCCTCGACCGCACTCATGGCAAGGGCGCGATGGCGCGCGCCGTGCTTGAGGGCGTGGCCTTCGCCATCCGGCACAATCTGGAAACCGCAGGCCTGCCGCCATCGCCGCTCACCATCATTGGCGGCGCGGCCCGTACGCCGCTGCAGCGGCAGATTCTTGCCGATGTGCTGAACCTCGAAGTTGCCTTTCCCGATGCCAGCCAGGAGATGACAGCGCGGGGCGCATTGCGCATGATCGCGGCAAAGGCCGGCTTATCGCTAGCCGCCATGGATGCGTCGCCCGCGCGCGCACCTGACACCACCCATGCCGCGCGCTGTGACAGCCGCTACCAGGCCTATCTTGCAGCGTCCCGCTTCGCGCGGGAACAGGCAAATTCGATAATCTGA
- a CDS encoding helix-turn-helix transcriptional regulator — protein MVVADLIDASQRLGRVPGLHSLDIAEAEAAIGARYRPHRLLMPSGEAALDFRHHAVAGEGASLNLLRYGPDIEVEAGIFDTFYMLEFPLSGGVDILYGRDRVASHPGRGLILSPGPFVRSNWRPGTTQVMLRLERDFVERAWQRYTGDPVRRTPFFKPEIDLDTPVGRRLARLFGLMVAEEIEAADSTALSPMPLVNAVLETLFAHVPCREVEPSALAAAGPLPHYVLSFKALLDDPAVLPLTVSALCDRLDVSQRTLTTGMRRFTGLSPHDYLTMRRMEHARLLLERDGLPVAAVAARVGYAHAGRFAAAFRRHCGHSPAGTRAT, from the coding sequence ATGGTGGTGGCGGATCTCATCGATGCATCGCAAAGGCTGGGACGGGTGCCCGGCCTGCACTCGCTCGACATTGCCGAGGCCGAGGCCGCGATCGGCGCACGCTACAGGCCGCATCGCCTTCTGATGCCCTCCGGTGAAGCCGCGCTCGATTTCCGGCATCACGCCGTCGCAGGCGAGGGGGCGTCCCTCAATCTCCTGCGCTATGGCCCCGATATCGAGGTCGAGGCCGGCATCTTCGACACGTTCTACATGCTGGAGTTCCCGCTCTCCGGCGGGGTGGATATTCTCTACGGGCGTGACCGTGTCGCTTCGCACCCCGGACGTGGGTTGATCCTCTCGCCCGGCCCCTTCGTGCGCTCCAACTGGCGGCCCGGCACCACGCAGGTCATGCTGCGGCTGGAGCGCGACTTTGTGGAGCGCGCCTGGCAGCGTTACACGGGCGATCCGGTGCGCCGCACACCATTCTTCAAGCCGGAAATCGACCTCGACACGCCGGTGGGGCGACGGCTGGCGCGTCTCTTCGGGCTCATGGTCGCGGAAGAGATCGAGGCCGCAGACAGCACGGCGCTATCGCCCATGCCGCTCGTCAATGCGGTGCTGGAAACGCTCTTTGCCCATGTGCCCTGCCGCGAGGTGGAGCCCTCGGCGCTCGCCGCCGCCGGTCCGCTGCCGCATTATGTGCTGAGCTTCAAGGCGCTGCTCGATGATCCCGCTGTGCTGCCGCTCACCGTATCGGCGCTTTGTGATCGGCTTGATGTTTCGCAGCGAACGCTGACCACAGGCATGCGGCGGTTCACCGGGCTTTCCCCGCATGATTATCTCACCATGCGCCGTATGGAGCATGCCCGGCTTCTGCTCGAACGGGATGGCCTTCCGGTCGCGGCGGTGGCCGCGCGCGTCGGCTACGCCCATGCTGGCCGCTTTGCCGCCGCCTTCCGCCGCCATTGCGGCCATAGCCCCGCAGGCACCCGCGCGACCTGA
- a CDS encoding sugar ABC transporter ATP-binding protein, with protein sequence MLEIEGLMKRFGGVTALDDVRLDVTAGRVHALLGENGAGKSTLLKCLSGVHRADAGTMQLSGRAYQPADPRAAEAAGLRTVHQELNLVPGFTAYENAYVGRAYPRRLGRVDWKAMRTRFAALRDRYRLDLDIDVPVGRLSVAKCQIVEILRALMDDARVLILDEPTASLSEEEATVLRRIVRDLADQGCAIIFVSHRLDEVFALADDYTVLRNGQSVGSGQIADTSRDEIVALMAGEAFRHERHGDARAPGDPVLELSGFRVSPVRAPIDLTVHAGEIVGLYGVVGSGRSSLLKAVWGASGMAEGDIALEGAPLPASGIESRKRAGVAYVCEDRRNTGLVMHHSILDNAVLPHLERHRAVGSLPIVSWKRARAGVRAALEGLSVKYGDLGDRISTLSGGNQQKIMIGRWFDPSLKLFLLDEPTRGVDVRSKAEIHALCNRLAGEGAAVLFATSDLEELLMLASRVVVMAQGAVTLDAPNRAVTRQSVIDATFRASPPQPSKPEIRV encoded by the coding sequence ATGCTTGAGATCGAAGGGCTCATGAAACGGTTCGGCGGCGTCACGGCGCTCGATGACGTGCGCCTCGACGTTACCGCCGGGCGGGTCCATGCCCTTCTGGGGGAGAACGGGGCGGGTAAATCCACCCTGCTCAAGTGCCTTTCCGGGGTGCACCGGGCCGATGCCGGAACGATGCAACTTTCCGGCAGGGCGTATCAGCCGGCAGATCCACGCGCGGCGGAAGCCGCCGGGCTGCGCACCGTGCATCAGGAGCTCAATCTCGTTCCGGGCTTCACGGCCTATGAGAATGCCTATGTGGGCCGGGCCTATCCGCGCCGTCTCGGTCGCGTCGACTGGAAGGCGATGCGCACGCGCTTTGCCGCCCTGCGCGACCGCTACCGGCTCGATCTGGATATCGACGTGCCGGTGGGGCGCCTCTCGGTCGCCAAGTGCCAGATTGTCGAAATCCTGCGCGCGCTGATGGACGATGCGCGGGTGTTGATCCTCGACGAACCCACCGCCTCGCTGAGTGAGGAGGAGGCGACCGTCCTGCGCCGCATCGTGCGCGATCTGGCCGATCAGGGCTGCGCCATCATCTTCGTGTCGCACCGGCTCGATGAGGTGTTCGCGCTGGCTGATGACTACACGGTGCTGCGCAATGGCCAATCCGTCGGCAGCGGGCAGATCGCCGACACCTCGCGCGACGAGATCGTCGCGCTCATGGCGGGCGAGGCGTTTCGCCACGAGCGCCATGGCGATGCGCGCGCTCCGGGCGACCCCGTTCTGGAGCTTTCCGGTTTCCGCGTCAGCCCGGTCCGCGCCCCCATCGATCTAACGGTGCATGCCGGCGAAATCGTGGGTCTTTATGGCGTGGTCGGCAGTGGCCGCTCCAGTCTCCTGAAAGCCGTCTGGGGAGCAAGCGGTATGGCGGAGGGCGACATCGCGCTTGAAGGTGCGCCGCTCCCGGCCTCGGGCATTGAAAGCCGCAAACGCGCCGGCGTCGCCTATGTCTGCGAAGACCGGCGCAACACCGGTCTCGTCATGCATCACTCCATTCTCGACAATGCCGTCCTGCCGCATCTGGAGCGGCATCGTGCCGTCGGTTCCTTGCCCATTGTCTCGTGGAAGCGGGCGCGGGCCGGCGTTCGCGCCGCGCTTGAAGGGCTCAGCGTCAAATATGGGGACCTCGGGGACCGCATCTCCACCCTGTCGGGCGGCAACCAGCAGAAGATCATGATCGGCCGCTGGTTCGATCCGTCGCTGAAACTCTTCCTGCTCGATGAACCGACACGCGGCGTGGATGTGCGCTCCAAGGCGGAAATCCACGCGCTATGCAATCGCCTTGCGGGCGAGGGAGCAGCCGTTCTCTTCGCCACCAGCGACCTTGAAGAACTCCTGATGCTCGCAAGCCGCGTCGTGGTCATGGCGCAGGGAGCCGTCACGCTCGATGCGCCCAACAGAGCCGTGACGCGCCAGTCCGTCATCGACGCCACGTTCCGCGCCTCGCCGCCTCAGCCATCAAAGCCGGAGATAAGAGTTTGA